The genomic region GATTTTATACTGTACACACACACTTTATACACATTTCAATAAAATGACAATATTTAATTCTTTCAGTTCTAGCATTTATGCTTGTAGTTCAAAACTGCCTACGCTATTTCCCCTACCTTTCATAGGTCCATGAAATACAGCTACCACAGCACTTCACAGGTAGGTGACGAGAGTTACAATGGTAGGAATTTTCAACAAAGCTGTTTCATAATAGTGCAGTTACacactcaaaaaaaccccacctctgcCAATGCTGTTTCAGTTACACAATTTTAGACTTCCATCAGTCTGTTTAATCAACTGTAAACTTTTCTCCCCCAatcacaactttaaaaaaaacttttagaTAAAGATCAACAAATTACGATCTAATTAGAATGTTGTTTAGAGGCAGATAACTTACTACTTAGGAAATCCCTCTACAGGCTCTTTAAACATATATTTCAGTCAAAACCTAGTATGTTTAAATTCACCTTATATTGTAAAGGAacaagaaggatttttttcattaactgATCACACAGAATGTGGTGCAGATTCAGCAATGTAAACTGAATATTCAATGATGAATAAAAAGGTGGTATTCATGTTCAAAAATAGCTGCTCAAAGCAGATCTAATGCAACCAGACACAAAATTACAATATCCATATATAGTATATGCTGAAATCCTAGAAGGTAAAATTTTCCTGCCACATCTGTGACTCAACCTCTGAGGTTACATCCGTGCTGCACATTTAGCCAGGTTCCTGCTGTCTGTCTACAAGCCAGCCTTCAGCCCAGATTACAGATCCTACCCAACCAGGCTCTCAAAACCCTTCCTCACCCAAGTGAGCTGTGATGCTGTACACAAAAGTACATCGGTACCAGACTAAGAGCTGCCTTCCAGTAAAGACTAGGGTTTATTCCTTTCTTATCCTGTTTCAGCTCAAAAATCAAACAGGATGCCTTAAAATATCTGTAGTTTAAGTGAACCTGTTTGACTTTATCCTGGACACAGTGGAGGAAATGCCTCACACAGCCAGTATTGTTTCAGCTGGTAGGAAGCAACTGCTGAATAAGATCAGTGCAGTGTCTGCTGTCTCTCATTTGAGATTCAAATCCCTAATCTGGTCACAAAAGCAGTAGACTAATAAATTTGTGCAACAAAGCTCAGGGGTAGgtcacaaaagcagaaataaggaGTACTCAGTTGTGCAGATCATTTTCTCTTAtagaggaaggagcagaggcagaagtGGAACAACTCCAGGGAGGAAAGGATAAGGCAAGTACAGTGGTGGCAGCTTTGATTAAGATGAGAGACAGAGAGTATGGCTGTGCAcctaaagaatgaaaataaactgaCTCTGAAGCCGTACACTGAAATGGGAGCACTTTGCCAGTTTGATTATCTCCCTTCAGGAAAAGCAGTCTGCTTTCCTACCAGCAGCTGCTTGAAAGTAATCTGATTTACCAACAAGCATGTAAAAAATAGCACTGTGCTTACcctacagaagaaaaccaaattgTTAGCACTTAAACCCGAAaagctccccccccccaactccccAAAATACTCATTAAGCAAAACACAGCCTACATCATTAAAATAGTAAAGAAATACAAACTGACTGttcatttcattccatttcTGGATAAACATAATTACGAACCTTAAAGAACACCTTCCTCCATATTAACCAATTTTTAAAGTAGTACTAATCTAAATGCTAACATACTTGATACTGAAATCTAGACCCtaataagacaaaaaaatgaattaagaGCAGCATCTGTTTTTTAGCAGGAGTATTATCAACTTAATGGAAATACTTTTGAAGTACAAAGTTATTAATGGCATATAATTTGGTGAACTTTGATCTATACATCTTACCAAGTCTCATTAACTCTCAATGTACGTGAAAACAGAAGACGCATTGGTATTTCCTCCAACACCTCTGTAGTTCTTCACCTGAGCAACAGGATACTTTTCTCctaacaataataaaaagcacactgtatttttccagaaaaatttaATGTTCTATCAGGTTGACTTTTTCTTAGTGGATTTTAGCACAGTATAAGCTActgtaattacttttaaaagaataaatcctATTTCCTATGTCCAAATTATTACAACAGACATGTATCACAATTTCTGGGCAATTACAAAACGTGGATCCCCTCTTGTATGAAGCTGGACAAAGGTTGTGCTCTGTATCGATGAATGGTACTTCAACAAGCAACATCCTGCAGGACCGGTACTGTAATTATTTCCATCCTTGAAATgagagatattttaaaaacacaagctTTCAGGGCAACTAATTCTTGCATCTGTCATCGCATGTTATTGCTGGGTAACATGCAACCAACTGTAGCTAATCACATATAAATGGCATCTGTTACACAATCATGCAATATTTTATCATGCTTTACAATGTGGGCATAGGATAGACGAGTACCATTTGAAGAGGAATAAAAGGCTACCAAAAATACATACGGAAAATTAAATTCTCATGTACTTCACTAAAACTCGGAAAATGTcttaaataaaactattttatttccaATCTGTGCATTTGCATTCTCTCATACTAATAATAATCAGTTTTACTTCCAGTTACGTAGTTCCTACAATATTTCCGTTACAGACAGCAGTGAAATACTTCTTTGTTCCAACAACTTTCTCTTTGTGAATTAAAGTCAGACTGACACTTTGTCTTTTTACTTAGAGAAGTTTCATGAAGCCTTGGTGTGGATTTCAGTGTATACTCTTTTAGGTTACATGTTAAAAGCCCATTTTCGTTAATTATCAGATGTTAAAAGCAACACAAATTGGCGCAACAAAAgtaatttcacagaagaatttacAGGATATGGTGAGTTTGCAGAATCCTTTGGTTAAATTTACTGAAGGACACGTAACACTGACAAAGACCACAGCACAAAAACCATttagtttcattattttcaggattttcagCGTTCAGCATATAAAAGAcggagacacccccccccccaagaaaaGATAACCACACACACTTAGTCTATTCAAAGGCACTCAGttcgctttttgtatttttttttttaagttcgGCAGATACCAAGTTGATACTGCTTTCATCATTTGCTGGCCTAACAGCCTCTTCAAAAGTCCGTGCAACACAATAAATTATACTCAGTGGCCAAGCATAAAAATATCATGTACTTATTTGGGGTATTTATTTTGTGAGTAAAATATTCATGATCTTACAAAACTGATTTTACCAGACTAGGCCTTTGGccaattttgattttttcttccctttaacACGTTGCGCCTTcagcttctttctctgcctAGAATTCATCCATATTGGGTACTGGCCATGCTGGTCTAGAAGAGTTTTTTTGTTTCGTTTATTATCTACATCCATTTTGCAGtcatctgaaaaagaaaggtatttaTAGTGAGTAAAATACATGAATCGGCTTCATAGAAGCTATTTTATTACTATATTCACAAAAATGATACAAAAATATCCCCACGCACAACTGTATTTGTACGTAGAGAGCTGAAAGCTTTATACGTAGAAAGCACTTTCCAAACCAGTACAACTGCAACCCAGGAACTTCAACAGCTGATAGTAAATATGCAGAATTTTCCCTGAAGGCGCATGTCTGGGCAAAGCACCTTATGCTTTAGTCTGCCATCTGTTCCAATACTGTGTCTAAAAACATTGTGTGTGGTCTCCATCAAATGCTGCAACCATACAGGAAGCTATAGGCTTACTGAAACATATGCACAATAACTTTTTATGATGTAATGCTTAAAATCTGTtccaaaaaattaaattagtttgagtggaaaatgaagacaggtaaagagaagaataaagagaaaaactgaaatacaatgACGGTACGAAGCACGAGTCAGTGATGCTACATTTGCCTCAAGAAGTGAGCATGAGGTCAAATCTAATATATTTAGAGACAGACATAGAGGATTAATCTCTAGGATCAGGAAGACTGCTTCTGACATGGTCACTCCCAAGAATGGCATCCCCAGCTAGCCAACACCACAGGAATATCATGTCTCAGTGAGATAACAAGGCTACAAGAAGAACACCTTGTTAAGTATAGATTTGAACTGGGTTCTACTATTTAATTTCAATCTTATTTCCAAACCATCCATGTGCAACTCTAAAAGCTTTATCACAAGCttttacagagaggaaaaaagactttCTTCTGTTGAGCCTATCTTATGTTGGGAGACAAAGTTCATGAGGAAAAGGCCGACGTGCTGCTTCAATAGTTGAAGCATGCTGATAGTCTACAGGGATCTGCACCACAGAAATGAGCTTAGGGACTCCTGAAGTTGGGATACAAATACTTGCAGTCAGCAGACAATCAGCACAGGGGCCTACTGCCACAACCAAAGGCTGATCCAGCATGGGACAGGCAGCAAAAAGAGTCCCAGCTCCAGAAGCCTCCTGAGCCATCAGAGAAACACAACATGAGGCCTTCTTAAGAGCGCCGTTTTCCAAACGTCATAGAAGAAGAGATGGCCTCCAACAACacaacacaacaaaaccaaTTCCCCAAGAAAACCAACTCCCCATAAGCTGCTTCTTTGATTCCTGTCCTATCATATGATTGAGGTTAATCTGTTACACAAATTCTGACTACAAAAAAGCACATCCACAATATATGTCAGCTGCAATATTAACTAAATGAAGAGATACTCCTGGACAAAAAATACCAGTTGTTCACATAGCACAACATTTTCATCATACTCTGCAATCTCAAGGATGTTGTAGGAGTCAGTAACAGGAAGAAACCTACTGAACAGAAGTTGTCCAAGAAcgtaaagaaaaagaaaacctatcAAAGGGGttaaagacaaagagaaaaggaccaaaggagaaaaagctatAAAAGTATGTAATTGAAGCAGACGCAATGGATATGATTATCTTGAAAAACAGTGTGCATGCCCACAGAGCTTGAAAAACTGTTACAAAACCATTTTTGATGAAAGGCTAGCCAGaccttccattattttttttcctaacaacaaaaactggggaaaaaaattatttcacagtgTGCTGTGAAAAATACCTTAAAGTACCACAGGAAACTATCCCTAACGTACCTATATATTTTCTTAGGCTGGAAAATTATTCACTATCTATGGAAAGTGTGTATTCGGAATGAAGCCTTCAGCTGCTTCAGTCTCTTGTAACATTTTGCAATGTGAACTCCCTTGTGTCCACAGTTAGTGCTGAAGAGTCCTCTCAAAGAAGACACCattattttcacaaaacttgtAGCTGTTTtgtgaaatatatatatacttaGGTATTTCTGAGGCTGCTATCTCTCCACAAAGGCTGAGTGAAATTGGCCACTTGTAGAAAAGTTGCCAGCAGAGTTGGAAGGGCGTGCAGGAATGACAGACAGCCAGGCATTTCCTTCAGAAACTAGGTTTAAGAGACAACGATGTTTCCTCCAGCTTCAGCATCAGAAGGCTGACAATGTTCCAAAACATTGTGGAAATTCAATCCTAACAACCCCATGAAGAACAacttctacttctgctttatGGGAGAAATCAGAACGACGGATAAAATTACAAATTATACTCCAAGCTACCCTTAATTGGGcaagtatttttatatagcattttacttccattttcaaTATAGTTTATAGGCTCTGCTATTCAACCTCACAACATTTCCCTCTCTTGATGTCTCAAGAGACTTCTGCATGCCACATAAAAAGCTCACATCAGCAATATTGTTAACAGCTTAACTGGCATAAATtggagaagcaaaaaaagacTACGATTTAGTTTGGACTGCAGTTTTGGAAAGAGAAGGTGTCTTTCTGAGTCCTGTCCAGTACGTAGCTATTTAAAACCTTTGTTTCCACTTCCTGGGTTACTTCCTTTACAGATTACATCCTATTCaaggaatagaaagaaaaatggcattATCTGTAGACACCTAATACCACGCACTCCTGCACCATGTGCAATGCAGCATTAATTAACATACAAAAACAGGGTCCCTACTACCCCTACCTTGAGacagtacatttaaaaaaggaaaaaaaaccccactctctTCTTGATAAAATCTGTACAAAATTACTTTAGATTTAGGTCCAAATTTTATATGTTTAGTGTCCTCCTTAAACTACAAGGGAAATTATATCCTATCTCCAGTTTAATCGCAAATATAATGCTGTGATTGGAAGAACTGCTAAGTGATGAATCCTCACTCACCTGATATCTTCACAAAGACATGTCTCTCTATAAGATACTACATACTTAAAATCAGATGTTATTAAGCTTGTTCCACAAGTGACCAGATGCAACATAGAAGCTAATATTGTGAAATGACCAGATTCAATGGTTTAATAGCTTCTTTTGGCTTTAAAAGATAAAGATTTGGTTTTCCAACTCACTATTCTCAACCTGCAATAATCGTAAGTCTGATCACGATAGTGGAAGTCACAGGAACAATAACAAATACACCGCAGGGCGTCCCTGCACTTGGGTGATTGCAGCTGAAGAACTGGTATAGAGAAAAACACCCTAGAAACGTGACCGGGGGTGGGGGCGGGAGTTAAAGACAGCCGGGCACTCAAAACGCAGGCCTTGGGCAACCCAGGGCCGCGTGACAGCCGGCGCGAGCACCTGGGCCTCCCGTGGGGCCTGGGCCGGTTTGCCAGCGGGGCCCTCCCCGTAACTCCATCCCCGCCCAGCGAGAGCCCAACTCACCCCCCTGCTCGAGGACCTTCTTGGGGGGCAGCACGGTCGCCACCTCCTTGACCTCCTCCATGACGACATCCGCGTTGGTTcccaagatttttttcagcctctccagctccttGGGCGcgttcttcttcctcttctccgCTCgcatcttcctcctccatttGCTCCTCAGGCTCTTCGCCATGTcctgaggggagggaagaaggaaacagTGAGGGCGAGGCAAGCGCAGGGCAGAGGAGCCGTTAAGGGGGCGCGGGCACCATTACCCCGGCTGCCGCCCTCTCAACGGCCCCAACGGCCGGGCAGCGCGCGGACACGGGGCCGCCCCACCCCCCGCTCACCCCAGCCGCGCACGAGGCCCGCCGCCCACCCGTGCGCTAAGCTGCGCTCCCTGTCCGCGCATGCGCAGGGCGGCGCAGGCTGACGCATCAGGCCACGCCCCCCAgcttccccagccccccccgcGGTACGGCAGGTGCTCCCCTCACTCTCGGAGCGAGTGCGCGCGCGCcaccgcggggggggggggaaggcgaGCCCCGactcgccccgccgccctcctgCCTCGTGCTTCGGCCACGGACCAGCTACGAGCACCGAGCTGCAGGTGTGAAGTCACGTCCAACCACCACTGCCTGTGGAGTGCGGTGGGGAtggatgaaaaaataaacactacTTCGTTCATCACAcggaaaaaaaggaagttttatttttagctacTTCCACACGTTTCTTAATGAGACCCTACggcagaagagagaaatcaTCACACTTGCTCAAAACAATTCGCAGCCTCAGTCAAGTTCCAGCACGGAAAGTACACGTTGTCCCTGCTCGTGGTAGGACGCGGGACATTTCCCAAGCACTGCGTCACCTTTTTGCTAACCTCTCGCTGACAGGGCAGGCGAGCGGTAACAATACTTCAACATAAACACCGAATATGAAGTAAGAAATCCTTCCAAAACTGTTTCCTCCCCGCCTGCCCTTCCAGGATTTCAACAGCTTGGCAAGCGGCCGCTGTGGCAGTGCCTCTCCACCCGTCAGCAGGCGCTTGCCTGTCCGGAAAGGGTGCGCAGTGCTCGTTCTCCGCGCCCTGAAGCCCTCCGGTCTCGGCTGCAAGAACAGACTAAAAGCTTCCCGATTTTTATTGACAGACAATTAACCTCAATATACAGAAGTCGATAAAATGCCAGAATCCCAtctccaaataatttttcagaacaCTGAAAGATAGGCAATAAATTACTTAAATGAAGAACATTCCCTTTAATTGTTTCAACACTCCCCCTGCTTACATAATAATCTGACAGCCCTTAACAAGAACAGAATATCTCTGTTAGAGACAGCATTCCATTTTACCAAacaaaaactagaaaaaaaatttagcttAGTAAAACATTGCACAATGATAAACTCAGGCTACCCTGACACAGTACACACACTTACAATCCCAAAAGAAACCCTTCCAGCAGCTACAGGATAGCAGAGAGAGGCTTAGTCTGGAGCAATCCGAAGTTGGCAAACGTTTTAACCATGAATTATGTCGAGTGCAAATTAAGTGATTAAAAAAGTGACTGAAATGATGACAGCATGTTAActacataaaatacatattctagAGAAGAACTCTAGCTAcgtaaaaagccttttttttttcctaaggaggGATCAATGTTCATGGAATGAAAGAGTAATAAAGATTCAGTCTCTACAAGACAGAACTACAGAGTCTGTAGATCATCCAAACACTATTTAGGTACTTAACTTCATATACGCTATAGTCAAACCACACCGCTTTTgactattttttattaaatgcctCCAGTAAACGCAGCAGGTGTAAGAACAGGTTGATGATGTCCAAGTAGAGATTGATTGCAGCCAGTATGTACTCTTCAGGGGATAATTTGTGCATCAGCAAATGAGTGTCATAAATAATAAATCCACAGAACAGAAGAGCTCCGGCAGCAGCAAACACCAACTCTATTGTCTCACTGTAGAAAACCAGCTggaggaaaatgaaacatgaaaaaaaaattgtaaatttaattttctttttaatattaaaatccCTGCATAATGATATGCCACACTTAAAACAAGAATACACAGTCTTTTTACTGTTATGtacacacaaataaaatattacaatgacatttcaatgttatttttttgtataaTCCCCAGTCACACAATCCCTTTAACTGAGTAAAAGCGCCTCCACTTAAGAGAGAGGAAGCTCTGGTCTGCAGACtattaacagcagaaaaattaaaaaaacaaaatgcaattaGAACCCAAATCTCCTTCCCATTCTCTCAGTCAGGTAGTGGATCTTGACTGACAAATTTTGTCAATCAACACAAATACCACTTTTACATTAGCAAGAACAGCATCCAACAAAAAATTTGAATTGGAAATGAATGGTTAAAAGATCACCAGCATGATCTACAACAGTAATGAATCTGGTTaggaattttctttcattaagcTAATATTGGACTGTCCAAAACCTTTTTGTTATACAAGAAGTTAGTAAAAGATTTAtgttaaagaatattttttaaccTTGAACACAAGGTATCTTACCCTCAAGAAACCCGAGAAGATTAAAATCCACAAACAAGTgaacaggctgaaaaaaaaaaaaaaaattgaactgtGAGcaacagtgtattttcttttaaaattgacTTAAGATCTTCTCTCTTCCTGTAAAACTTCTTCATAATATATTTGGTAAGTAAATGTCCGTAATTCTTAGATGCCAACTGTTCATTGGTATCAGCAATAAAACTCAGTTTTATAAAGCTGTCAAAATTTACGTCctaaatgtgctttttaaaaaatacttgaagcAGCTGCCTTCTGTCTCAGTGACAAATCCAGGTAAACTAGATTTTTAGTGTAATACTATGGTTTTAAGAATTATAatctcagaaaataatttcttaccaAGAGAGCAGAACtgtataaaattaataatttaagaTAAATAACACCCTCACCATTCCCTTGAAGCAGGTTCTGTTGACCTGTATTCATTATCATATCTGCAaagcttgctttaaaaaaggaaaaactagcttaacaacaacaacaaaaaaacaaacaaacaaacaaaaagtcaCCAATATGACAACATACCCTGCTCCAAATTTGCTGAAGTCTCTCTTTGACTGCAAGGTATATGCAGTCAGTCCAAGAAATACTGCAGTAGTAAGAATAAAGGCTTGCAAGACAATGGATGCAGCATAGAAGCTCACTATAAACAGAAGAAGTAAACTGTCATTTAAAGAACACTACACTATGGATTTGCTAAGTTATCTTTTGAGGAAACAGAAGTTCAAACTttcacagacaggaaaaaaaaaaatcttaactgtGGACAAAAGAAGTAAATTATGCCTGAAATTGTCCTTGCACTTCAAAATCATGATCACAGGACTCACGGACCCTTGCATTAGCTAAGTTTGATGATTATAGTATAGCTGTAGCTTCTTAAATGGACGTAACAGGTCTTCCCTACTcacaataaaaaataagaaaacaagaagtatttttaagcCTAGATATGTGAGATCTTAAGGAAAAAGATATCTGAATTTTTCAGGAtactgaaacaagaaaaaaaaatcacaagacaATCAGTCCTCTGTAAAGGCTCGTAAAAGTTTTGATTAGGGGGTAGGAAGGAAAATACAAGAGAAATGAGTGGGACTTTTTTCTTCCACCCTTCCTCaatctttcctttccccaaacaactttttttttgcaggagaCCATAAACCATAATGAAGAGGTTTTGACTTATGCTGGAAGCTATAGTGCAAGGTGATGCCATGACTTGTCCACATACTGCCCCATCTCAACCCTGACAACCAAGTACAGAACTCTCCAACCTCAAAGTAATTCCCTCGGAGGAAACTGAGGGGGAAGATAAGGTTATTCCACTTGCAGATCAGCTCTGCTGAGAGCTGCCTTATAGGAAAGAACATTGCTAGCTGTACCAGAAGAACGGATGGCACAACTCATGTCTCACTTCAGGTTTACATAGTTTCAGTTCTGGATCAGGATCCAATTTTCTCCCttgatttcctgttttttgCTAAACTTGTATCACTGTcattaaaattttcaaacaGGGGATTTATTATCACTTTAGTTACATCTAGGAATATCAGATGGCAATTAGTACAACATATTGGATTCCTTTTCCAATTTCTTTAAGCAATCAGACCATAGGATGGCTGCCATTTACCTGTAATGGCAACTGTCAGTGCTTCCAGCAGGGTctacaaaaagtaaaaacaaaaaattacaaggacaaaaaaacccacacaaaacaCTTACACGGAGACTTCACATGCAACGAGCCCCATTCTGCTACATAATCCCAGCACACATTACATTAGCTGTCTTGCTAAATCTTTGTatatgaaaatgtgtttaattttcagcaa from Gavia stellata isolate bGavSte3 chromosome 4, bGavSte3.hap2, whole genome shotgun sequence harbors:
- the LLPH gene encoding protein LLP homolog; translation: MAKSLRSKWRRKMRAEKRKKNAPKELERLKKILGTNADVVMEEVKEVATVLPPKKVLEQGDDCKMDVDNKRNKKTLLDQHGQYPIWMNSRQRKKLKAQRVKGKKKSKLAKGLVW
- the TMBIM4 gene encoding protein lifeguard 4 isoform X2, with the protein product MTSTMAPTWPRPASTSAWVLLTTVTSAIFLYSAGTQAFVHERPALLLISGFGSLAIIVALTLYRHQHPVNLYLLFGFTLLEALTVAITVSFYAASIVLQAFILTTAVFLGLTAYTLQSKRDFSKFGAGLFTCLWILIFSGFLRLVFYSETIELVFAAAGALLFCGFIIYDTHLLMHKLSPEEYILAAINLYLDIINLFLHLLRLLEAFNKK
- the TMBIM4 gene encoding protein lifeguard 4 isoform X1, translating into MAAAAEQLYPRSSIEDDFNYGTNVASASVHIRMAFIRKVYSILSIQVLLTTVTSAIFLYSAGTQAFVHERPALLLISGFGSLAIIVALTLYRHQHPVNLYLLFGFTLLEALTVAITVSFYAASIVLQAFILTTAVFLGLTAYTLQSKRDFSKFGAGLFTCLWILIFSGFLRLVFYSETIELVFAAAGALLFCGFIIYDTHLLMHKLSPEEYILAAINLYLDIINLFLHLLRLLEAFNKK